The following proteins are co-located in the Streptomyces sp. NBC_01198 genome:
- a CDS encoding GNAT family N-acetyltransferase → MTTDDLCTAELTTAPLPVSHPDAVTLIRRYYAELITRYYRRPTDDTEISEVIAEEPSDDLAPPTGMFVVARIDAAPVGCLGVRVLDPDTVELTRMFVAPEARRKGVAGSLIAVAEGIARDTFGARLIRLDTRADLVEARALYARHGYREIERYNTDPYADHWFEKALA, encoded by the coding sequence ATGACCACGGACGATCTCTGCACGGCCGAGTTGACGACCGCGCCCCTACCAGTGTCGCACCCCGACGCGGTAACGCTGATCCGCAGGTATTACGCGGAGTTGATCACCCGTTACTACCGACGCCCGACGGACGACACCGAGATCTCCGAGGTCATCGCCGAGGAGCCGAGCGACGACCTGGCGCCGCCCACCGGGATGTTCGTGGTCGCCAGGATCGACGCCGCCCCGGTGGGCTGCCTGGGCGTGCGCGTACTGGACCCCGACACGGTGGAGCTCACCCGGATGTTCGTCGCGCCCGAGGCCCGCAGGAAAGGCGTGGCAGGCAGCCTGATCGCGGTGGCGGAAGGCATCGCGCGCGACACGTTCGGCGCCCGGCTGATCCGCCTGGACACCCGCGCCGACCTGGTCGAGGCCCGGGCGCTGTACGCGCGGCACGGCTACCGCGAGATCGAGCGGTACAACACCGACCCGTACGCCGACCACTGGTTCGAGAAGGCACTGGCCTGA
- a CDS encoding DUF6397 family protein has translation MARARGAGSPAARGADPGAPRTLALNRAREELGLDAPAFELALLLGEIATVGGGTDRTRVPEQEIARVREAVGGTRALLARIELVNTTEGAELLGISRERLVRLTRAGCLRPVRWYVNRYRALVWLYLASELRDFALGSPALLAGRLPAALREAADEEDQRPRGWRSRRVAQLVRDAPGPWEEAAVWAALLGDQMTASAVPDPYERAVLRGIHPGLPPGRPGPMADAALIGRLTTADHPDEIALGLVALAAVLGRARDREPAPRPQHLRQPPGAVRGEQPTLPDTPPGAVRGEQPTRPYPPSGPVAAASPPVRDPLPAASPGPWLVEDRPRRSLRRLLRGRRQLSGG, from the coding sequence GTGGCCCGCGCGCGCGGGGCGGGTTCGCCGGCAGCGCGCGGCGCGGATCCGGGTGCACCACGGACCCTGGCCCTGAACCGGGCACGGGAGGAACTGGGCCTGGACGCACCGGCCTTCGAGCTGGCCCTGCTGCTCGGCGAGATCGCCACGGTCGGCGGCGGCACGGATCGGACGCGGGTGCCCGAGCAGGAGATCGCCAGAGTAAGGGAGGCGGTGGGCGGGACGCGGGCCCTGCTGGCGAGGATCGAGCTGGTCAACACCACGGAAGGTGCGGAGTTGCTGGGGATCAGCCGCGAGCGGCTGGTCCGGCTGACCAGAGCCGGTTGCCTCCGCCCGGTGCGCTGGTACGTCAACCGCTACCGCGCCCTGGTCTGGCTCTATCTCGCCAGCGAGCTGCGGGACTTCGCGCTCGGCAGTCCCGCGCTGCTGGCAGGCCGGCTGCCCGCGGCGCTGCGCGAGGCGGCCGACGAGGAGGACCAGCGGCCGCGCGGCTGGCGCTCCCGCCGGGTGGCCCAGCTGGTGCGGGACGCACCGGGCCCCTGGGAGGAGGCCGCGGTGTGGGCAGCGCTGCTCGGGGACCAGATGACCGCCTCGGCGGTGCCCGATCCGTACGAACGCGCCGTGCTGCGCGGAATCCATCCGGGCCTGCCGCCCGGCCGCCCCGGGCCGATGGCGGACGCCGCACTGATCGGACGGCTCACCACAGCGGACCATCCGGACGAGATCGCGCTCGGCCTGGTCGCTCTCGCCGCCGTCCTGGGCCGGGCGCGCGACCGGGAACCGGCCCCTCGACCTCAGCACCTGCGGCAGCCGCCCGGCGCGGTCCGCGGCGAACAGCCCACCCTGCCGGATACGCCGCCCGGCGCGGTCCGCGGCGAGCAGCCCACTCGGCCTTATCCGCCGTCCGGCCCGGTGGCCGCCGCGTCGCCGCCGGTGCGGGACCCGCTGCCGGCCGCCTCGCCCGGGCCGTGGCTGGTCGAGGACCGGCCGCGGCGGAGCCTGCGCAGGCTGCTGCGGGGCCGCAGGCAGCTCAGCGGCGGGTGA
- a CDS encoding class I SAM-dependent methyltransferase: MASIGSERQHVRLFFAERATGWETRYPDDTPAYAAAVEALEVPPGGRALDAGCGSARALPLLRAAVGPAGTVVGVDLTPEMLGEAVALGRRADGALIEADSAQLPLRDGTFDAVLAAGLVHHLPDPAAGLRELARVTRPGGRLALFHPLGRAALAARRGHDLRADDIRAEARLGPALSATGWRLALLDDSAERYLAVAVRRPH; encoded by the coding sequence ATGGCCAGTATCGGAAGCGAACGGCAGCACGTGCGGCTCTTCTTCGCCGAGCGCGCCACGGGCTGGGAGACCCGGTATCCCGACGACACGCCCGCCTACGCGGCCGCGGTCGAGGCCCTGGAGGTGCCGCCCGGCGGCCGGGCGCTGGACGCGGGCTGCGGCAGCGCGCGGGCGCTGCCGCTGCTGCGGGCGGCGGTCGGCCCGGCCGGCACGGTGGTCGGCGTGGACCTGACGCCGGAGATGCTGGGTGAGGCCGTGGCCCTGGGGCGGCGCGCGGACGGCGCCTTGATCGAGGCGGACAGCGCGCAACTGCCGCTGCGCGACGGGACCTTCGACGCCGTCCTCGCGGCCGGCCTGGTCCACCACCTGCCCGATCCGGCGGCGGGGCTGCGGGAGCTTGCCCGGGTGACGAGGCCGGGCGGCCGGCTGGCGCTTTTCCACCCGCTGGGGCGGGCCGCGCTCGCCGCCCGCCGCGGCCACGACCTGCGTGCCGACGACATCCGGGCCGAAGCCCGACTCGGCCCGGCGCTGTCCGCGACGGGTTGGCGGCTGGCACTGCTCGACGACTCCGCGGAGCGCTATCTGGCGGTCGCGGTCAGGCGCCCGCACTGA
- a CDS encoding Tex family protein → MSGNVSVERRIAEELGVREGQVRAAVDLLDGGATVPFIARYRKEATGTLDDEQLRNLEERLRYLRELDERRAAVLESIEAQGKLDDALRAQIVAADSKARLEDIYLPYKPKRRTKAQIAREAGLEPLADALLADPALDPQTTAAAYVSADNGVEDAAAALDGARAILTERFSEDADLVGELRTRMWSRGRLMAKVRDGKEEAGAKFADYFDFAEPFTKLPSHRVLAMLRGEKEEILDLTLEPEEPAEGPTSFERRIAQQFGVTDRGRPADKWLADTVRWAWRTRFLVRLGIDLRVRLRQEAEDEAVRVFATNLRDLLLAAPAGTRATMGLDPGLRTGVKVAVVDATGKVVATDTIYPHVPRNRWDESLATLARLAAAHRVDLIAIGNGTASRETDKLAAELIKAHPELDLTKAVVSEAGASVYSASAYASAELPELDVSLRGAVSIARRLQDPLAELVKIDPRSIGVGQYQHDLSEVKLSRSLDAVVEDCVNGVGVDVNTASVPLLRRVSGITEGLAANIVTHRDANGPFRTRKDLKGVARLGPKAYEQCAGFLRILGGDDPLDASAVHPEAYPVVRRIGTTAGTGIAELIGNGSVLRALRPQDFVDDSFGLPTVTDILAELEKPGRDPRPAFKTAAFKEGVEEMKDLRPGMLLEGVVTNVAAFGAFVDVGVHQDGLVHVSALSRSYVSDPRDVVKSGDIVRVKVLDVDLPRKRISLTLRLDDEPKAAGAGGGAAGSAGGGDGGGERRGKAPRQGGRPGQGDRRGGGSAAQPAGGAMADALRRAGLTGGR, encoded by the coding sequence ATCAGCGGCAACGTTTCGGTCGAACGCAGGATCGCCGAGGAGTTGGGCGTACGCGAAGGTCAGGTGCGGGCGGCCGTCGATCTGCTCGACGGCGGGGCCACCGTGCCGTTCATCGCGCGCTACCGCAAGGAGGCCACCGGCACCCTCGACGACGAGCAGCTGCGCAACCTGGAGGAGCGGCTGCGCTACCTGCGGGAGCTGGACGAGCGGCGAGCCGCGGTCCTGGAGTCGATCGAGGCGCAGGGCAAGCTCGACGACGCGCTCCGCGCGCAGATCGTGGCCGCGGACTCCAAGGCGCGCCTGGAGGACATCTACCTGCCCTACAAGCCCAAGCGGCGCACCAAGGCGCAGATCGCCCGCGAGGCCGGCCTCGAACCGCTCGCCGACGCGCTGCTCGCCGACCCCGCGCTCGACCCGCAGACCACCGCGGCGGCCTACGTCTCCGCGGACAACGGGGTGGAGGACGCGGCGGCCGCGCTGGACGGCGCCCGCGCCATCCTCACCGAGCGCTTCTCCGAGGACGCCGACCTGGTCGGCGAGCTGCGCACCCGGATGTGGAGCCGCGGCCGGCTGATGGCGAAGGTGCGCGACGGCAAGGAGGAGGCCGGCGCGAAGTTCGCCGACTACTTCGACTTCGCCGAGCCCTTCACCAAGCTGCCCTCGCACCGGGTGCTGGCGATGCTGCGCGGCGAGAAGGAGGAGATCCTCGACCTGACGCTGGAGCCCGAGGAGCCCGCCGAGGGCCCGACGAGCTTCGAGCGGCGGATCGCCCAGCAGTTCGGCGTCACCGACCGCGGCCGCCCGGCCGACAAGTGGCTCGCCGACACCGTCCGCTGGGCCTGGCGGACCCGCTTCCTGGTCAGGCTCGGCATCGACCTGCGGGTCCGGCTGCGCCAGGAGGCCGAGGACGAGGCCGTACGGGTCTTCGCCACGAACCTGCGCGACCTGCTGCTGGCCGCGCCCGCGGGCACCCGGGCCACCATGGGCCTCGACCCGGGCCTGCGCACCGGGGTCAAGGTCGCCGTGGTCGACGCCACTGGCAAGGTGGTGGCCACCGACACGATCTACCCGCACGTGCCGCGCAACCGCTGGGACGAGTCGCTGGCGACCCTGGCCCGCCTCGCCGCGGCCCACCGGGTGGACCTGATCGCCATCGGCAACGGCACCGCGTCCCGCGAGACCGACAAGCTCGCCGCCGAGCTGATCAAGGCGCACCCCGAGCTGGACCTGACCAAGGCCGTGGTCTCAGAGGCGGGTGCCTCGGTCTACTCCGCCTCCGCCTACGCCTCGGCGGAACTGCCCGAACTCGACGTGTCGCTGCGCGGTGCGGTCTCGATCGCGCGCCGGCTCCAGGACCCGCTGGCCGAACTGGTCAAGATCGACCCGAGGTCCATCGGCGTCGGGCAGTACCAGCACGACCTGTCCGAGGTGAAGCTGTCCCGGTCGCTCGACGCGGTCGTCGAGGACTGCGTCAACGGCGTCGGGGTGGACGTCAACACCGCGTCGGTGCCGCTGCTGCGCCGGGTCTCCGGCATCACCGAGGGCCTCGCGGCCAACATCGTCACCCACCGCGACGCCAACGGCCCCTTCCGCACCCGCAAGGACCTCAAGGGCGTCGCCAGGCTCGGCCCGAAGGCGTACGAGCAGTGCGCGGGCTTCCTGCGCATCCTCGGCGGCGACGACCCGCTGGACGCCTCCGCGGTGCACCCCGAGGCGTATCCGGTGGTCCGCAGGATCGGGACGACCGCGGGCACCGGGATCGCCGAGCTGATCGGCAACGGCTCGGTGCTGCGTGCCCTGCGCCCGCAGGACTTCGTCGACGACTCCTTCGGCCTGCCGACCGTCACCGACATCCTCGCCGAGCTGGAGAAGCCGGGCCGCGACCCGCGCCCGGCCTTCAAGACCGCCGCCTTCAAGGAGGGCGTGGAGGAGATGAAGGACCTGCGGCCGGGGATGCTGCTGGAGGGCGTGGTCACCAACGTGGCGGCCTTCGGCGCGTTCGTAGACGTCGGCGTCCACCAGGACGGCCTGGTGCACGTCTCGGCGCTCTCCCGCAGCTACGTCTCGGACCCTCGGGACGTGGTGAAGTCCGGCGACATCGTGCGGGTCAAGGTGCTCGACGTGGACCTGCCGCGCAAGCGGATCTCGCTGACCCTGCGGCTGGACGACGAGCCCAAGGCGGCCGGTGCGGGCGGTGGCGCGGCCGGCTCCGCCGGTGGCGGTGACGGTGGTGGCGAGCGGCGCGGGAAGGCGCCGCGGCAGGGCGGCCGGCCCGGCCAGGGCGACCGCCGCGGCGGCGGCTCCGCGGCGCAGCCCGCGGGCGGCGCGATGGCCGACGCCCTGCGCCGGGCGGGCCTGACCGGCGGCAGGTGA
- a CDS encoding NADAR family protein, with translation MPGPPSTVRSVDALIAYAAGGRRVKYLHFWGHRPQRDGSIGAGCLSQWWPAPFAVDGVTYATAEHWMMAGKARLFGDADAEHRAVAANHPKAAKAVGRSVRGFDEARWQQERFALVAAGSRHKFGQHPDLRAFLLATAGRVLVEASPRDRVWGIGLAADDERADAPARWRGLNLLGFALMDARDRLAAEA, from the coding sequence ATGCCAGGCCCACCCTCCACCGTCCGGTCGGTCGACGCACTGATCGCCTACGCGGCCGGCGGCCGCCGCGTGAAATACCTGCACTTCTGGGGCCACCGCCCGCAGCGCGACGGCAGCATCGGCGCCGGCTGCCTCAGCCAGTGGTGGCCCGCTCCCTTCGCGGTCGACGGGGTCACCTATGCCACGGCCGAGCACTGGATGATGGCGGGCAAGGCGCGGCTGTTCGGTGACGCCGACGCCGAGCACCGTGCCGTCGCCGCCAACCACCCCAAGGCCGCCAAGGCTGTCGGCCGCTCGGTGCGCGGCTTCGATGAGGCCCGGTGGCAGCAGGAGCGTTTCGCCCTGGTCGCCGCGGGCAGCAGGCACAAGTTCGGGCAGCATCCCGACCTGCGGGCGTTCCTGCTGGCGACCGCCGGCCGGGTGCTGGTCGAGGCCAGCCCGCGGGACCGTGTATGGGGCATCGGGCTGGCGGCGGACGACGAGCGGGCCGATGCCCCGGCGCGCTGGCGGGGCCTGAACCTGCTCGGATTCGCACTGATGGACGCCAGGGACCGGCTGGCAGCCGAGGCGTGA
- a CDS encoding metal-dependent hydrolase: MMGPAHSLSGAAAWLGVGAIAAALDHPMPWPTVLVGALICAGAALAPDLDHQAATISRAFGPLSRGLCRIVDRLAHAAYKATRKKGDPRRAGGHRTLTHTWLWAVLVGGGFSAAAVLGGRWAVLVILFIHMVLAVEGLLWRQARMSSDVLVWLLGATSAWMLADVLDDPGNGKDWLFTQPGQHYLWIGLPIVLGSLVHCVGDALTVSGCPVLWPIPIGRRRWYPVGPPRFMRFRAGSWVEIKVLTPVFFIVGGGCALGALGLIG, from the coding sequence ATGATGGGACCTGCGCACTCACTGTCCGGAGCGGCCGCCTGGTTGGGGGTCGGAGCGATCGCGGCGGCCCTCGACCACCCGATGCCCTGGCCGACGGTGCTGGTGGGTGCCCTCATCTGCGCGGGCGCGGCGCTCGCCCCCGACCTGGACCACCAGGCGGCGACGATCTCCCGGGCCTTCGGCCCGCTGTCCCGTGGGCTGTGCAGGATCGTGGACCGGCTGGCGCACGCCGCCTACAAGGCGACCCGCAAGAAGGGCGACCCGCGGCGGGCCGGCGGCCACCGGACCCTCACCCATACCTGGCTGTGGGCGGTGCTGGTCGGCGGCGGCTTCTCGGCCGCCGCGGTCCTCGGCGGCCGCTGGGCGGTGCTGGTCATCCTCTTCATCCACATGGTGCTCGCGGTGGAGGGCCTGCTCTGGCGGCAGGCCAGGATGTCAAGCGACGTGCTGGTGTGGCTGCTCGGGGCGACCAGCGCGTGGATGCTCGCCGACGTGCTGGACGACCCCGGCAACGGCAAGGACTGGCTGTTCACCCAGCCGGGCCAGCACTACCTGTGGATCGGGCTGCCCATCGTGCTGGGCTCGCTGGTGCACTGCGTCGGCGACGCGCTGACCGTCTCCGGCTGCCCGGTCCTGTGGCCGATCCCGATCGGCCGCCGCCGCTGGTATCCGGTCGGCCCGCCGAGGTTCATGCGCTTCCGGGCCGGCAGCTGGGTGGAGATCAAGGTTCTCACCCCGGTCTTCTTCATCGTCGGCGGCGGCTGCGCCCTGGGCGCCCTGGGCCTCATCGGCTGA
- a CDS encoding MOSC domain-containing protein — MSHATVTAVSSDQDHRFSKPNRSSIRLLAGLGVEGDAHLGVTVQHRSRVAQDPTQPNLRQVHLIHAELFDELHDAGYAVAPGDLGENVTTRGIDLLGLPVGTRLHLGPEAVVEITGLRNPCRQIDRFRTGLLKQVVGRDAAGHITRKAGVMGIVLTPGTLHPGDPITAELPSLPHRPLERV, encoded by the coding sequence ATGAGTCATGCCACCGTCACCGCGGTCAGCAGCGACCAGGACCACCGGTTCAGCAAGCCCAACCGGTCCAGCATCCGGCTGCTCGCGGGCCTCGGAGTGGAGGGTGACGCCCATCTCGGCGTCACCGTCCAGCACCGCTCCCGTGTCGCCCAGGACCCGACGCAGCCCAACCTCCGTCAGGTCCACCTGATACACGCCGAGCTCTTCGACGAGCTGCACGACGCCGGGTACGCGGTGGCGCCCGGGGACCTCGGTGAGAACGTCACCACCCGCGGCATCGACCTGCTCGGCCTGCCGGTCGGCACCCGCCTGCACCTCGGCCCGGAGGCAGTCGTGGAGATCACCGGCCTGCGCAACCCCTGCCGCCAGATCGACCGTTTCCGCACCGGCCTGCTCAAGCAGGTCGTCGGCCGTGACGCGGCCGGCCACATCACCCGCAAGGCGGGCGTGATGGGCATCGTGCTGACTCCCGGCACCCTCCACCCGGGCGACCCGATCACCGCCGAACTCCCCTCCCTCCCGCACCGCCCGCTGGAAAGGGTCTGA
- a CDS encoding roadblock/LC7 domain-containing protein, which translates to MTVSNRLAWLLDDLTQRVPHVKHALVLSNDGLVTGASGDLDRPAAEHLAAVSSGFHSLAKGAGRQFGTGGVRQTMVEFDEGYLFVTAAGDGSCLSVLSGMEADVGRVAYEMTLLVHRVGEHLGVAARGPGSPY; encoded by the coding sequence ATGACGGTGAGCAACAGGCTCGCATGGCTGCTCGACGATCTGACACAGCGAGTGCCGCATGTGAAGCACGCGCTCGTCCTGTCCAACGACGGTCTGGTCACGGGCGCCAGCGGCGACCTCGACCGGCCGGCCGCCGAGCATCTGGCCGCGGTCTCGTCCGGCTTCCACAGCCTCGCCAAGGGCGCGGGACGGCAGTTCGGCACCGGCGGAGTCCGGCAGACCATGGTCGAGTTCGACGAGGGCTACCTGTTCGTGACCGCGGCGGGCGACGGCAGTTGCCTGTCCGTGCTCAGCGGCATGGAGGCCGATGTCGGCCGGGTGGCCTACGAGATGACGCTGCTGGTGCACCGCGTCGGCGAGCATCTGGGCGTCGCCGCGCGCGGGCCGGGCTCTCCTTACTGA
- a CDS encoding FAD-dependent oxidoreductase, producing the protein MTERLVVIGGDAAGMTAASQARRRRADDDLEIVAFERGHHTSYSACGIPYWIGGTVPVRDTLIARTAAEHRARAIDLRLGTEVTEIDQERGRIRSRDADGAEQWTGYDHLVIATGAVPVRPPLPGIDAPGVYGVQTLDDGEALLGGLDRGGVRHAVVIGGGYIGVEMAEAMLQRGLAVTLIDRNEQPMTTLDPDMGRLVRGALEGLGVLVVSGTPVRAVLTGDDGRVRAVATDDAEHPADLVVLGLGVRPETGLAAAAGLPLGAHGGLLTDRAMRVRDTERIWAGGDCVEVLNLVSGALQHIALGTHANKHGRIIGTNIGGGYATFPGVVGTAVSKVCDIEIARTGLKESQARAAGLRFVTAVIESTSRAGYYPDADPMTVKMLAERRTGRLLGVQIVGGEGAGKRVDVGAVALTAGMTVEQMLGLDLGYAPPFSPVWDPVLVAARKAAVAVAADIAAD; encoded by the coding sequence ATGACGGAGCGTCTGGTGGTCATCGGCGGTGACGCGGCGGGCATGACGGCCGCCTCCCAGGCGCGGCGCCGCCGGGCGGACGACGACCTGGAGATCGTCGCCTTCGAACGCGGGCACCACACCTCGTACTCCGCCTGCGGCATCCCGTACTGGATCGGCGGTACCGTGCCGGTCCGCGACACCCTGATCGCCAGGACCGCGGCGGAACACCGGGCACGGGCCATCGACCTGCGGCTGGGTACCGAGGTCACCGAGATCGATCAGGAACGCGGCCGGATCCGCAGCCGGGACGCCGACGGCGCCGAGCAGTGGACCGGCTACGACCACCTGGTCATCGCCACCGGCGCGGTGCCGGTGCGCCCGCCGCTGCCCGGCATCGACGCGCCCGGCGTCTACGGCGTGCAGACCCTGGACGACGGCGAGGCGCTGCTGGGCGGCCTGGACCGCGGGGGAGTGCGCCACGCCGTGGTGATCGGCGGCGGCTACATCGGCGTGGAGATGGCCGAGGCGATGCTCCAGCGGGGTCTGGCCGTGACACTGATCGACCGGAACGAGCAGCCCATGACCACCCTGGACCCCGACATGGGGCGGCTGGTGCGCGGCGCGCTCGAAGGCCTCGGCGTGCTCGTGGTCTCCGGCACCCCGGTCCGCGCGGTGCTCACCGGCGACGACGGCCGGGTCAGGGCGGTCGCCACCGACGACGCGGAGCACCCCGCGGACCTGGTGGTGCTCGGCCTCGGCGTACGCCCGGAGACCGGCCTTGCCGCCGCGGCGGGGCTGCCGCTGGGCGCGCACGGCGGCCTGCTCACCGACCGCGCCATGCGGGTGCGCGACACCGAGCGCATCTGGGCAGGCGGCGACTGCGTCGAAGTGCTCAACCTGGTCTCGGGCGCCCTCCAGCACATCGCGCTTGGCACCCATGCCAACAAGCACGGCAGGATCATCGGCACCAACATCGGCGGCGGCTACGCCACCTTCCCCGGCGTGGTCGGCACCGCCGTCAGCAAGGTGTGCGACATCGAGATCGCACGCACCGGGCTGAAGGAGTCCCAGGCACGCGCCGCCGGACTGCGCTTCGTGACCGCGGTCATCGAGTCCACCAGCCGCGCGGGCTACTACCCGGACGCGGACCCGATGACCGTCAAGATGCTCGCGGAACGCCGGACGGGGCGGCTGCTCGGCGTGCAGATCGTCGGCGGCGAGGGCGCGGGAAAGCGGGTCGACGTGGGGGCTGTGGCGCTGACCGCGGGCATGACGGTGGAGCAGATGCTCGGCCTGGACCTCGGCTACGCCCCGCCCTTCTCCCCGGTCTGGGACCCGGTGCTCGTGGCCGCCCGCAAGGCCGCCGTCGCGGTCGCCGCGGACATCGCCGCGGACTGA
- a CDS encoding DEAD/DEAH box helicase: MTLIDQLPSDADPDALFEAFSTWAQGEGISLYPAQEEALIEVVSGANVILSTPTGSGKSLVAAGAHFAALARDEVTFYTAPIKALVSEKFFDLCKLFGTENVGMLTGDASVNPDAPVICCTAEVLASIALRDGRTADVGQVVMDEFHFYAEPDRGWAWQIPLLELPQAQFLLMSATLGDVSRFEEDLTRRTGRPTTVVRSATRPVPLSYEYRSTPLTETLTELLETRQSPVYIVHFTQAAAVERAQALMSINMCTRAEKDAIADLIGNFRFTTTFGRNLSRYVRHGIGVHHAGMLPKYRRLVEKLAQAGLLKVICGTDTLGVGVNVPIRTVLFTALTKYDGQRVRVLRAREFHQIAGRAGRAGFDTAGFVEAQAPEYVIENEKALAKAGDDPKKRRKVVRKKAPEGFVGWSQATFEKLIGSDPEPLTSRFRVTHAMLLSVIARPGNAFDAMRSLLEDNHEDRRAQLRHIRRAIAIYRSLLAGGVVERLAEPDAEGRIVRLTVDLQQDFALNQPLSTFALASFELLDPDSPSYALDMVSVVESTLDDPRQILAAQQNKARGEAVAEMKADGVEYEERMERLQDVTYPKPMEEILLHAYGVYRKSHPWVGDHPLSPKSVVRDMYERAMTFSEFTSYYELARTEGIVLRYLAGAYKALEHTVPDDLKSEDFQDLTAWLGELVRQVDSSLLDEWEQLANPEVETAEEAAERADQVKPVTANARAFRVLVRNALFRRVELAALEKYHQLGELDAESGWDADTWADAMDAYWDEYDDLGTGPDARGPKLLQIEEQSAHGLWRVRQTFADPNGDHGWGISAEVDLAASDEEGRAVIRLTDVGEL; this comes from the coding sequence GTGACCCTTATCGATCAGCTGCCGTCCGATGCCGACCCCGATGCCCTCTTCGAAGCGTTCTCGACGTGGGCACAGGGGGAGGGCATCTCGCTCTACCCCGCCCAGGAGGAGGCGCTGATCGAGGTGGTCTCGGGTGCGAACGTGATCCTGTCCACCCCGACCGGATCCGGAAAGAGCCTGGTCGCGGCGGGTGCGCACTTCGCGGCGCTGGCCCGCGACGAGGTCACCTTCTACACCGCGCCGATCAAGGCACTGGTCTCGGAGAAGTTCTTCGACCTGTGCAAGCTCTTCGGCACCGAGAACGTCGGGATGCTGACCGGCGACGCCTCGGTCAATCCCGACGCACCGGTGATCTGCTGCACGGCGGAGGTTCTGGCCTCGATCGCACTGCGGGACGGCAGGACGGCCGACGTCGGCCAGGTGGTCATGGACGAATTCCACTTCTACGCCGAGCCGGACCGCGGCTGGGCGTGGCAGATCCCGCTGCTGGAGCTGCCGCAGGCGCAGTTCCTGCTGATGTCGGCGACGCTCGGTGACGTCTCCCGCTTCGAGGAGGACCTCACCCGCCGCACCGGGCGGCCCACCACGGTGGTGCGCTCGGCGACCCGTCCGGTGCCGCTGAGCTACGAGTACCGCAGCACCCCGCTGACCGAGACGCTGACCGAACTGCTGGAGACCCGTCAGTCGCCGGTCTACATCGTGCACTTCACCCAGGCCGCGGCCGTCGAGCGGGCGCAGGCGCTGATGAGCATCAACATGTGCACCCGGGCCGAGAAGGACGCGATCGCCGATCTGATCGGCAACTTCCGCTTCACCACCACCTTCGGCCGCAACCTGTCGCGGTACGTCCGGCACGGCATCGGGGTGCACCACGCGGGAATGCTGCCGAAGTACCGCCGGCTGGTGGAGAAGCTGGCGCAGGCCGGACTGCTCAAGGTGATCTGCGGTACGGACACGCTCGGCGTCGGTGTCAACGTGCCGATCCGCACGGTGCTCTTCACCGCGCTCACCAAATACGACGGCCAGCGGGTCCGGGTGCTGCGCGCCCGTGAGTTCCACCAGATCGCCGGCCGCGCGGGCCGGGCCGGTTTCGACACCGCGGGCTTCGTCGAGGCGCAGGCGCCCGAGTACGTCATCGAGAACGAGAAGGCCCTGGCGAAGGCCGGCGACGACCCGAAGAAGCGCCGCAAGGTGGTGCGCAAGAAGGCGCCCGAGGGCTTCGTCGGCTGGTCGCAGGCCACCTTCGAGAAGCTGATCGGCTCCGACCCGGAACCGCTGACCTCGCGCTTCCGGGTCACCCACGCGATGCTGCTGTCGGTGATCGCCCGCCCGGGCAACGCCTTCGACGCGATGCGCAGCCTGCTTGAAGACAACCACGAGGACCGCCGCGCGCAGCTGCGGCACATCCGCCGGGCCATCGCCATCTACCGCTCGCTGCTGGCCGGCGGAGTGGTGGAGCGGCTGGCCGAGCCCGACGCGGAGGGCAGGATCGTCCGGCTGACCGTGGACCTGCAGCAGGACTTCGCGCTGAACCAGCCGCTGTCGACCTTCGCGCTGGCCTCCTTCGAGCTGCTCGACCCCGACTCCCCCTCCTATGCGCTGGACATGGTCTCGGTGGTCGAGTCGACGCTGGACGACCCGCGGCAGATCCTGGCCGCCCAGCAGAACAAGGCCAGGGGCGAGGCGGTGGCCGAGATGAAGGCCGACGGCGTCGAGTACGAGGAGCGCATGGAGCGCCTGCAGGACGTGACGTACCCCAAGCCGATGGAAGAGATCCTGCTGCATGCCTACGGCGTGTACCGCAAGAGCCACCCGTGGGTCGGTGACCATCCGCTGTCCCCCAAATCCGTGGTGCGCGACATGTACGAGCGCGCGATGACCTTCTCCGAATTCACCTCGTACTACGAGCTGGCCAGGACCGAGGGCATCGTGCTGCGGTATCTGGCCGGCGCCTACAAGGCGCTGGAGCACACCGTGCCCGACGACCTCAAGTCCGAGGACTTCCAGGATCTGACCGCCTGGCTCGGCGAGCTGGTCAGGCAGGTCGACTCCAGCCTGCTGGACGAGTGGGAGCAGTTGGCGAACCCCGAGGTAGAGACCGCGGAGGAGGCCGCCGAGCGCGCCGACCAGGTCAAGCCGGTCACCGCGAACGCCCGCGCCTTCCGGGTCCTGGTCCGCAACGCGCTCTTCCGCAGGGTGGAGCTGGCGGCGCTGGAGAAGTACCACCAGCTCGGCGAGCTGGACGCGGAGTCCGGCTGGGACGCGGACACCTGGGCCGACGCGATGGACGCCTACTGGGACGAATACGACGACCTGGGCACCGGCCCCGACGCCCGGGGCCCGAAGCTGCTGCAGATCGAGGAGCAGTCGGCACACGGCCTGTGGCGGGTACGCCAGACCTTCGCCGATCCCAACGGCGACCACGGGTGGGGCATTTCGGCCGAGGTGGACCTGGCGGCCTCCGACGAGGAGGGCCGGGCGGTGATCAGGCTCACCGACGTCGGCGAGCTGTGA